In Ailuropoda melanoleuca isolate Jingjing chromosome 4, ASM200744v2, whole genome shotgun sequence, the following proteins share a genomic window:
- the RNF103 gene encoding E3 ubiquitin-protein ligase RNF103 isoform X2 → MVKKVSRFGIRTGTFNCSSDPRYCRRRGWVRSTLIMSVPQTSTSKGKVMLKEYSGRRIEVEHIFKWITAHAASRIKTIYNPEHLKEEWNKSDQYWVKIYLFANLDQPPAFFSALSIKFTGRVEFIFVNVENWDNKSYMTDIGVYNMPSYILRTPEGIYRYGNHTGEFISLQAMDSFLRSLQPEVNDLFVLSLVLVNLMAWMDLFITQGATIKRFVVLISTLGTYNSLLIISWLPVLGFLQLPYLDSFYEYSLKLLRYSNTTTLASWVRADWMFYSSHPALFLSTYLGHGLLIDYFEKKRRRNNNNDEVNANNLEWLSSLWDWYTSYLFHPIASFQNFPVESDWDEDPDLFLERLAFPDLWLHPLIPTDYIKNLPMWRFKCLGVQSEEEMSEGSQDIENDSDSESTDTFSSEKEVFEDKQSIVHNSPGRASHCDAEACSCANKYCQTGPYERKGRSYGSYNANEDMEPDWLTWPADMLHCTECVVCLENFENGCLLMGLPCGHVFHQNCIVMWLAGGRHCCPVCRWPSYKKKQPYAHYQPLSNDVPS, encoded by the exons ATGGTGAAAAAGGTGTCAAGATTTGGAATACGAACAGGCACTTTTAATTGTTCCAGTGACCCCAG ATACTGCAGGAGAAGAGGCTGGGTACGATCCACGCTCATTATGTCTGTCCCACAAACAAGCACTTCTAAAGGGAAAGTCATGCTTAAAGAATATAGTGGACGCAGAATTGAAGTAGAGCACATTTTTAAGTGGATAACTGCTCACGCAGCTTCTCGGATCAAAACCATTTATAATCCTGAACATTTGAAAGAAGAGTGGAATAAAAGTGATCAATATTGGGTAAAAATATACCTGTTTGCAAACCTTGACCAACCCCCAGCTTTCTTCTCTGCACTAAGTATAAAGTTTACCGGAAgagttgagtttatttttgttaatgtggAAAATTGGGACAACAAGAGTTACATGACAGATATTGGTGTATATAACATGCCATCATACATTCTTAGAACTCCTGAAGGAATTTACCGATACGGAAACCACACAGGTGAATTTATATCCCTTCAGGCCATGGATTCATTTTTGCGCTCATTGCAACCTGAAGTAAATGATCTGTTTGTTTTGAGCTTGGTTCTAGTTAATCTTATGGCTTGGATGGACTTATTTATCACACAAGGAGCAACCATAAAGCGATTTGTGGTTCTCATAAGCACTTTAGGGACATATAATTCTCTATTAATTATTTCCTGGCTACCTGTGTTGGGCTTTTTACAGCTCCCTTACCTAGATAGCTTTTATGAATATAGCTTAAAATTGTTGCGATATTCCAATACAACCACACTGGCTTCATGGGTAAGGGCAGACTGGATGTTCTATTCTTCACACCCGGCCCTGTTTCTCAGTACGTACCTTGGACATGGTTTACTAATTGATTACTTTGAGAAGAAGAGACGGCGCAACAACAACAATGATGAAGTCAATGCCAATAACTTAGAATGGTTATCAAGTCTGTGGGACTGGTACACCAGCTACCTCTTCCACCCGATTGCTTCTTTTCAGAACTTTCCTGTAGAATCTGATTGGGATGAAGACCCTGACTTATTCTTGGAGCGGTTAGCTTTCCCTGACCTTTGGCTTCACCCTCTGATACCAACTGATTACATAAAAAATTTGCCAATGTGGCGATTTAAATGTCTTGGAGTCCAGTCTGAAGAGGAAATGTCGGAGGGTTCTCAAGATATTGAAAATGACTCAGACAGCGAGAGCACAGACACTTTTAGCAGTGAAAAGGAAGTATTTGAAGATAAACAAAGCATAGTTCACAATTCTCCAGGAAGAGCAAGTCACTGTGATGCTGAGGCTTGTTCATGTGCCAATAAATATTGTCAGACCGGCCCATATGAAAGGAAGGGGAGGTCATATGGATCATATAATGCTAATGAAGATATGGAACCTGATTGGTTAACTTGGCCTGCTGATATGCTGCACTGTACTGAATGTGTTGTTTGCctagagaattttgaaaatggaTGTTTGCTAATGGGGTTGCCTTGTGGTCATGTGTTCCATCAGAATTGCATCGTGATGTGGTTGGCTGGGGGCCGACACTGTTGCCCTGTTTGCCGGTGGCCTTCTTATAAAAAAAAGCAGCCATATGCACACTACCAGCCCTTGTCAAATGATGTCCCATCTTAA